From the Leifsonia sp. AG29 genome, one window contains:
- a CDS encoding SDR family NAD(P)-dependent oxidoreductase — translation MLKHPRMKRAGSTGDVEPALCVSGVIAARPEQYREMLAMEPNHLDLTDRRGVITGGGQGIGRALALEFGRRGGHLLLVGRRESTLTETARLVESLGGTAEIHVQDMTEPDAAERVAQAVASWSSLDLLINNAGNVRAGRLELTTDADVHSMIDLNLTAPILLTKTLLPRLRGSGKERGSILLNISSGIALVGMPFYGVYAATKAGIAHFGEALRRELIGTGVHVATVYPGATDTAMMASQNAGPELGWGRRSLEDVISDLMAALEGGEHEINTAPEGRRKMQRLNITDPLAVDASLAPDLEALEAAVRDHRSI, via the coding sequence TTGCTGAAGCACCCACGAATGAAAAGGGCCGGATCGACGGGTGATGTCGAGCCGGCCCTCTGCGTTTCGGGAGTGATTGCCGCCCGGCCGGAACAATACAGAGAGATGCTCGCCATGGAACCGAATCATCTGGACCTCACCGACCGACGCGGGGTCATCACCGGCGGAGGGCAGGGCATCGGTCGAGCACTCGCCCTCGAATTCGGTCGACGCGGAGGCCACCTGCTGCTGGTGGGCCGACGAGAGTCCACGCTCACCGAGACGGCACGCCTGGTGGAATCCCTGGGCGGCACGGCCGAGATCCACGTCCAAGACATGACCGAGCCGGACGCCGCTGAGCGAGTCGCGCAGGCGGTTGCCTCCTGGAGCAGCCTCGACCTCCTCATCAACAACGCGGGAAACGTGCGCGCGGGCAGGCTCGAGCTCACCACCGATGCCGACGTCCACTCGATGATCGACCTGAATCTCACCGCCCCCATCCTCCTGACAAAGACGCTGCTGCCCAGGCTTCGAGGGAGCGGCAAGGAACGTGGCAGCATCCTCCTGAACATCTCGAGCGGGATCGCACTCGTCGGGATGCCTTTCTACGGTGTCTATGCGGCGACGAAAGCGGGCATCGCGCACTTCGGTGAAGCGCTTCGCCGCGAGTTGATCGGAACGGGTGTGCACGTTGCGACCGTCTATCCGGGGGCGACCGATACCGCGATGATGGCCTCGCAGAACGCCGGTCCGGAGCTCGGCTGGGGGCGTCGGAGCCTGGAGGACGTCATCAGCGACCTGATGGCGGCGCTGGAGGGCGGCGAGCACGAGATCAACACCGCACCGGAAGGCCGCCGCAAGATGCAGCGACTCAACATCACCGACCCCCTGGCCGTCGATGCGTCCCTGGCACCAGACCTCGAGGCGCTCGAGGCAGCCGTACGCGACCACCGAAGCATCTAG
- a CDS encoding phosphotriesterase family protein: MRGLVRTVLGDVDPASLGSLDYHEHLFHASPLLPGEDLVDEEASTAECLSFLASGFGGLIDATPLGLGRRPEALGRIAARTGATIVASTGRHRDAHYADGVYDDLDLEALFLRELTDGIAASDSQPEGARAVAPDGALMRAGQVKVGIDYWRISPAERRAITAAGAAHRATGAPVMVHTERASAVFELLDELAKEGVAASRVAIAHADRNPDPGLHAEIAATGAYLGYDGAARLRDWPESVLLDCLEKVVSAGHGDRVLIGGDVARASSWSALGGLPGLAYLGRRYVPRVRDVIGSVATNRLLVTNPARYLTWSTA; the protein is encoded by the coding sequence ATGAGGGGGCTCGTCCGCACGGTGCTCGGAGACGTCGACCCTGCCTCGCTCGGCTCGCTCGACTATCACGAGCACCTGTTCCACGCGAGCCCGCTGCTGCCCGGTGAGGATCTCGTCGATGAGGAGGCGAGCACAGCGGAATGTCTGTCATTCCTCGCGTCTGGATTCGGCGGCCTCATCGATGCCACGCCACTCGGCCTTGGCCGACGACCCGAGGCGTTGGGGCGAATCGCGGCGAGGACCGGCGCGACCATCGTCGCCTCGACCGGCCGACATCGCGATGCGCATTATGCGGACGGCGTGTACGACGACCTTGACCTGGAAGCGTTGTTCCTCCGCGAGCTCACGGACGGGATCGCGGCCAGCGACTCCCAGCCGGAGGGGGCCCGAGCCGTTGCCCCGGACGGCGCGCTGATGCGGGCGGGTCAAGTGAAGGTCGGAATCGACTATTGGCGGATCAGCCCGGCAGAGCGGCGTGCGATCACCGCCGCAGGTGCCGCACACCGTGCGACGGGTGCGCCCGTGATGGTTCACACGGAACGCGCGAGCGCCGTCTTCGAGCTGCTGGATGAACTGGCGAAGGAGGGTGTCGCGGCCTCCCGGGTCGCCATCGCACACGCGGACCGCAACCCCGACCCTGGCCTGCACGCGGAGATCGCCGCCACCGGTGCGTACCTCGGGTACGACGGCGCAGCCAGGCTGAGGGACTGGCCGGAGTCCGTGCTGCTCGACTGTCTCGAAAAGGTCGTCTCCGCCGGCCACGGTGACCGTGTCCTCATCGGCGGTGACGTCGCACGGGCGTCCAGCTGGTCGGCGCTGGGCGGCCTCCCCGGCCTCGCGTACCTCGGGCGTCGCTATGTGCCCCGAGTACGCGACGTGATCGGTTCAGTCGCGACCAATCGTCTCCTGGTCACCAACCCGGCGCGCTATCTCACCTGGAGTACCGCATGA
- a CDS encoding pyridoxamine 5'-phosphate oxidase family protein: MPEEMTRDEIDELLASQAVGRLGLVEGDVPYVVPISYAYRDGCIYGHSAQGRKLRALRSQPEVCFEVDEVETVDRWRSAIAWGRFEQLVGEEAKRGLDILIERFRPLLPPATTETHPDAEVGLTRTLDIPRLPGAEADLGRTSSAAVVFRIRLHTLSGRSEGAQEEVLP, encoded by the coding sequence ATGCCCGAGGAGATGACACGGGACGAGATCGACGAACTGCTCGCCTCCCAGGCCGTCGGGCGCCTGGGCCTCGTGGAGGGCGACGTGCCGTACGTCGTCCCGATCTCCTACGCCTACCGGGACGGCTGCATCTACGGCCACAGCGCGCAGGGCAGGAAGCTGCGCGCGCTGCGCTCGCAGCCCGAGGTCTGCTTCGAGGTCGACGAGGTCGAGACCGTGGACCGGTGGCGGAGCGCGATCGCCTGGGGCCGGTTCGAGCAGCTCGTCGGCGAGGAGGCCAAGCGCGGCCTCGACATCCTGATCGAGCGGTTCCGGCCGCTGCTGCCTCCCGCGACCACCGAGACGCATCCGGACGCCGAGGTCGGCCTGACCCGGACGCTCGACATCCCGCGCCTCCCGGGCGCCGAGGCCGACCTGGGGCGCACCTCGTCCGCCGCGGTCGTCTTCCGCATCCGCCTCCACACGCTCAGCGGCCGGTCCGAAGGGGCGCAGGAGGAGGTGCTCCCGTGA
- a CDS encoding shikimate dehydrogenase family protein has translation MIDQGRMGFVGVDTAHSSIQKVFPLWADHLGLPSRELRGFDIPLGAPDAVYREVVERIRDDEGQAGALVTTHKMRVFEAAGDLFDEVDDFARACGEVSSIAKRSGRLVGAAKDPITVGLSLDDVVPSTYFADTGAELVCLGAGGSGVALSWHLAHRQDTPSKVTLVGRTRSSLDHARAIHERGGIDTSRFVYHPLDEGDPLSDATAVVGAAGEGAVIVNATGLGKDRPGSPLADDVVFPLRARVWEFNYRGSLEFLYQARAQEQHRELTVVDGWVYFIHGWSQVVADVFDIPMPPSTVAELAEIASTVR, from the coding sequence ATGATCGACCAGGGCCGAATGGGGTTCGTCGGCGTCGACACGGCGCACTCGTCGATCCAGAAAGTGTTCCCGCTCTGGGCCGACCACCTCGGACTTCCGTCGCGCGAACTGCGGGGCTTCGACATCCCGCTCGGTGCGCCGGACGCGGTCTACCGCGAAGTGGTCGAGCGCATCCGGGACGACGAGGGGCAGGCCGGAGCGCTCGTCACCACGCACAAGATGCGCGTCTTCGAGGCCGCAGGCGACCTCTTCGACGAGGTCGACGACTTCGCCCGGGCCTGCGGCGAGGTGTCCTCGATCGCCAAGCGGAGTGGACGCCTCGTCGGCGCTGCGAAGGACCCGATCACCGTGGGACTCTCGCTCGATGACGTCGTCCCCTCGACCTACTTCGCGGACACCGGCGCTGAGCTCGTCTGCCTCGGTGCGGGAGGCTCGGGCGTCGCATTGAGCTGGCACCTCGCCCACCGGCAGGACACGCCGTCGAAGGTGACCCTGGTCGGCCGGACCCGGAGTTCCCTCGACCATGCCCGCGCAATCCACGAACGCGGCGGCATCGACACCTCTCGGTTCGTCTACCACCCTCTCGATGAAGGCGACCCGCTGAGCGACGCGACCGCTGTGGTGGGCGCCGCCGGCGAGGGAGCCGTCATCGTCAACGCAACGGGCCTGGGCAAGGACCGGCCCGGTTCGCCGCTCGCCGATGACGTCGTGTTCCCGCTCCGCGCGCGGGTGTGGGAGTTCAACTACCGGGGAAGCCTGGAGTTCCTCTACCAGGCACGCGCGCAGGAGCAGCACCGCGAGCTCACCGTGGTGGACGGATGGGTGTACTTCATCCACGGCTGGTCGCAGGTCGTCGCCGACGTCTTCGACATCCCGATGCCGCCGAGCACCGTCGCCGAACTCGCGGAAATCGCGTCCACCGTCCGATGA
- a CDS encoding bifunctional 4-hydroxy-2-oxoglutarate aldolase/2-dehydro-3-deoxy-phosphogluconate aldolase: MKLALSRLTATGVIAVVRAPSAEAAVGAARALAAGGVTGIEITYSTPDAASAISRIADELGETVLLGAGTVRTPDQAREAADAGAAFLVAPGFRPAVADAMTATGLTTMIGAITPSEVMAAEESGADVVKLFPAGLFGPTLVRNLRGPFPDVPFMPTGGVNAANIAEWVAAGVVAVGAGSDLVSSADLAAGSYVTITAKASEFSAAYRAAVGKAAA, from the coding sequence GTGAAACTTGCGCTCTCCCGCCTGACCGCGACGGGCGTGATCGCCGTCGTGCGTGCGCCCTCCGCAGAGGCGGCCGTCGGCGCCGCCCGCGCCCTGGCCGCGGGCGGCGTCACGGGAATCGAGATCACCTACTCCACTCCTGATGCAGCCTCGGCTATTAGCCGCATCGCCGACGAATTGGGTGAGACCGTACTGCTTGGCGCCGGCACCGTCCGCACTCCCGACCAGGCTCGCGAGGCTGCCGATGCCGGGGCTGCGTTCCTGGTCGCTCCGGGCTTCCGCCCCGCCGTCGCCGACGCGATGACGGCCACCGGGCTCACCACCATGATCGGGGCGATCACCCCCAGCGAAGTCATGGCCGCCGAGGAGAGCGGTGCGGACGTCGTGAAGCTCTTCCCCGCGGGACTGTTCGGGCCGACGCTGGTGCGTAACCTGCGCGGGCCGTTCCCCGATGTTCCCTTCATGCCGACTGGCGGCGTGAACGCCGCCAACATCGCCGAGTGGGTCGCTGCCGGAGTGGTGGCGGTCGGAGCCGGCAGCGACCTCGTATCGTCAGCCGACCTTGCCGCCGGCAGCTACGTGACGATCACCGCGAAGGCGAGCGAGTTCTCCGCCGCCTACCGCGCCGCGGTCGGGAAGGCAGCCGCATGA
- a CDS encoding putative quinol monooxygenase has product MTKTLIATFTARPGRRERVALLVEEFAEAVRKEPGNLVFEVFTRNASDHDFVVFEQYQDDAAFDEHLANPAGIPFNAELNSLIVGEGSQLDFLNRPIRTSLR; this is encoded by the coding sequence ATGACGAAGACACTGATCGCCACCTTCACGGCCCGACCCGGGCGGCGGGAGCGTGTGGCCCTCCTCGTGGAGGAGTTCGCAGAAGCCGTACGGAAGGAACCGGGAAACCTCGTATTCGAGGTCTTCACGCGCAACGCGTCGGACCATGATTTCGTCGTCTTCGAGCAATACCAGGACGATGCCGCGTTCGACGAACATCTGGCGAACCCGGCCGGGATCCCGTTCAATGCGGAATTGAACTCCCTGATAGTCGGAGAAGGGTCACAACTCGACTTCCTGAACCGTCCGATCCGCACCTCGCTGCGCTGA
- a CDS encoding NAD(P)-dependent oxidoreductase, whose amino-acid sequence MSGTIVVTSRSFGSGSVDFVSTLETAGYEVVFGDPHHDPQSLTPLLARADAWIAGTSPVTADLLARAPQLAIVARYGVGFDAVDLAAAEERGIVVTNTPGANSASVADLALTLLLGGLRTVAVGDRAVRAGDWSAVRGREIDGLEVGVAGFGRIGRLFADRARALGARVLAYDPFLTADEPLPDGYRRADAVAELAACGAVSLHAPGGATIVDAAWLARADGLALVNTARADLVDEDAVAAALRDGRLSSYSADTLASEAVGDSRGPLLAEDLAGRIVVTPHLGAQTVQAIDRMGSGAVANVLAVLGGDVPPNPVTPIPARKVPS is encoded by the coding sequence ATGAGCGGAACCATCGTCGTCACCAGCCGGTCATTCGGCTCCGGTTCGGTCGACTTCGTGTCGACGCTCGAGACTGCAGGGTACGAGGTCGTCTTCGGGGATCCGCACCACGACCCGCAGTCGCTCACGCCGTTGCTGGCGCGGGCGGATGCGTGGATCGCGGGAACGTCTCCCGTCACTGCCGACCTTCTCGCTCGGGCGCCGCAGCTCGCGATCGTCGCCCGTTACGGCGTCGGCTTCGACGCCGTCGACCTGGCCGCCGCCGAGGAGCGGGGCATAGTAGTCACCAACACGCCCGGCGCCAACAGCGCATCGGTCGCCGACCTGGCGCTCACGCTGCTGCTCGGCGGCCTTCGCACCGTCGCTGTCGGCGACCGCGCGGTCCGTGCCGGCGACTGGTCCGCCGTGCGCGGACGCGAAATCGACGGACTCGAGGTCGGTGTCGCCGGTTTCGGCCGCATCGGCCGGCTCTTCGCCGATCGTGCCCGCGCTCTCGGCGCGCGCGTGCTCGCCTACGATCCGTTCCTGACCGCCGACGAGCCGCTCCCGGACGGATATCGACGAGCGGACGCCGTCGCCGAGCTCGCCGCCTGCGGCGCCGTCTCCCTGCACGCACCGGGTGGGGCGACGATCGTCGATGCCGCGTGGCTCGCGCGGGCGGACGGGCTCGCGCTCGTCAACACCGCCCGCGCCGACCTCGTCGATGAGGACGCCGTGGCCGCTGCCCTCCGCGACGGCCGTCTTTCGTCCTATTCGGCCGACACCCTCGCCTCCGAAGCTGTCGGCGACTCCCGCGGGCCGCTGCTCGCGGAGGATCTCGCCGGGCGGATCGTCGTCACGCCGCACCTCGGCGCACAGACCGTCCAGGCGATCGACCGGATGGGCTCCGGCGCCGTTGCCAACGTCCTGGCCGTGCTCGGAGGCGACGTGCCGCCGAACCCGGTCACCCCTATTCCCGCACGAAAGGTCCCCTCGTGA
- a CDS encoding DUF5652 family protein has product MSSRSASLSMPDVPASGRALLLAAVAWNLAWKGASVWRAARNGSKPWFVTLLLSNTMGVLDAIYLFGVDRRHRSEDLEEEEILEITGEPEQLGHPQET; this is encoded by the coding sequence ATGAGCAGCCGCAGCGCCTCCCTGAGCATGCCGGACGTCCCCGCCTCCGGCCGGGCCCTCCTCCTCGCCGCCGTCGCGTGGAATCTCGCCTGGAAGGGCGCCTCCGTGTGGCGCGCCGCACGCAACGGCAGCAAGCCCTGGTTCGTCACGCTCCTGCTGAGCAACACGATGGGCGTCCTCGACGCGATCTATCTCTTCGGCGTCGACCGGCGGCACCGGTCGGAGGACCTCGAGGAGGAGGAGATCCTCGAGATCACGGGCGAGCCCGAGCAGCTCGGCCACCCGCAGGAGACCTGA
- the xylB gene encoding xylulokinase, with amino-acid sequence MIIAHDLGTTGNKASLHEDDGTLVTAVTARYGTHFAAGGVAEQDPEDWWRAVIEATTALLAHSGAAGQAVTAVSFSGQMMGAVFLDESYRPVHPAIIWADTRSTAQCERLADAVGRERGYRITGHQFNPTYSASKIMWLAENRPDVYAQVRHICLAKDFVVQRLTGRLVTDPSDASSTNAFDQLGGEWSDEILQAAGIDRALLPEVVSATTVVGGMRRDAADAMGLPEGTPVVLGGGDGPMAALGTGIVEPSDGAYAYLGTSSWVSMSATQPLHDPLMRTMTFTHVVPGHYVPTATMQAGGGSLQWIAELLEPSAEAATFDRLVGDASTASASGEGLYFLPYLLGERSPYWNPDARGAFVGISRHHDRSHLVRAVLEGVAFNLLTCVEAFREAGAPVDSVDAIGGGANSDAWLQLMADMWGATIRRRSIVDEGNSLGAAVVAGVGAGVIPDLGAARSLSEVTAEFQPDAGRHAEYVQRHEAFVDAYSRLEPWFAARAAERRG; translated from the coding sequence ATGATCATCGCCCACGACCTGGGAACGACGGGGAATAAGGCCTCGCTCCACGAGGACGACGGCACGCTCGTCACCGCGGTCACTGCCCGTTACGGCACGCACTTCGCTGCAGGCGGTGTCGCTGAACAGGATCCGGAGGATTGGTGGAGAGCGGTCATTGAAGCGACCACTGCACTTCTCGCCCATAGTGGCGCGGCCGGACAGGCGGTCACCGCGGTCAGCTTCAGCGGTCAGATGATGGGCGCCGTCTTCCTCGACGAGAGTTACCGGCCGGTGCATCCGGCGATCATCTGGGCGGACACGCGCAGTACCGCGCAGTGCGAGCGTCTCGCCGACGCGGTCGGCCGTGAGCGCGGATACCGGATCACCGGCCATCAGTTCAACCCGACCTACTCGGCGTCGAAGATCATGTGGCTCGCCGAGAATCGTCCAGACGTGTACGCCCAGGTGCGGCACATCTGCCTGGCGAAGGACTTCGTCGTCCAGCGGCTCACAGGGCGGCTCGTCACCGACCCGTCGGACGCCTCGAGCACGAATGCGTTCGATCAGCTCGGAGGCGAGTGGTCTGACGAGATCCTTCAGGCGGCCGGGATCGACCGCGCGCTGCTGCCGGAGGTCGTTTCTGCGACGACGGTCGTCGGCGGAATGCGCCGTGACGCGGCCGACGCGATGGGGCTTCCGGAGGGAACGCCCGTTGTGCTCGGTGGCGGCGACGGGCCGATGGCTGCGCTCGGCACCGGCATCGTCGAGCCCTCGGATGGCGCGTACGCCTACCTGGGCACGTCCTCGTGGGTGTCCATGTCGGCCACGCAGCCGCTGCACGACCCGCTGATGCGCACCATGACCTTCACGCATGTCGTTCCCGGGCACTACGTCCCGACGGCGACTATGCAGGCGGGCGGCGGGTCTCTCCAGTGGATCGCCGAGCTGCTCGAGCCGTCGGCCGAGGCGGCAACATTCGACCGCCTCGTCGGTGACGCTTCGACGGCCTCCGCCTCGGGAGAGGGCCTCTACTTCCTGCCGTATCTGCTGGGAGAGCGGTCGCCATACTGGAACCCGGACGCGCGCGGCGCGTTCGTCGGTATCTCCCGTCACCACGACCGCAGCCACCTCGTGCGTGCCGTGCTGGAAGGCGTCGCCTTCAACCTCCTGACCTGCGTTGAGGCTTTCCGCGAGGCCGGTGCGCCTGTCGACAGTGTCGATGCCATCGGAGGCGGAGCGAACTCCGACGCGTGGCTGCAGCTCATGGCCGACATGTGGGGTGCGACCATCCGCAGACGCAGCATCGTCGACGAGGGCAACAGCCTCGGCGCGGCCGTAGTGGCGGGCGTCGGTGCCGGCGTCATCCCGGACCTCGGCGCAGCCAGATCACTGTCCGAGGTGACTGCGGAGTTCCAGCCGGACGCGGGTAGGCACGCAGAATACGTTCAACGCCACGAGGCGTTCGTCGACGCGTACTCGCGTCTGGAGCCGTGGTTCGCCGCGCGTGCCGCGGAGCGTCGCGGATGA
- a CDS encoding galactose oxidase-like domain-containing protein, which produces MSLAHRSRLVALATLTALIGLSLAPLSSATAASALATDVVVSGHQTTSGTTVSSPVFSTKQSDELLLAFLTADGPATVGSESFTAVTGGGVTWKLRQRANAQYGTAEIWQGVSSAPITSAAVTATHAGTGLAAITVVSFTGADTATAGAVIGASGATGAPTTTLTTTRTGSWVWGVGDDWSTATTRTVGAGQTKVDEDLASSGDTFWTQRQTSVTTAPAPASVTINDTAPTTDRWNLAAIEVLPISGLDTVPPSVSMTAPASGSTVSGTVSVSATATDNVGVASVQFLLDGAPLAAAVTSAPYTISWDTTSVANGSHALSAIASDGSGNQATASSVAVTVSNSANDPSVVGSWGPVVPWPEVSIHAALTDTGKILTWQGDFSQNGQQFLLDPVSGTYIQVPNGAVDLFCAGQAVLADGRIAVVGGTATSGGLGITAVSAFDPSTNTWSALKPMNHPRWYPTGTTLGDGRVLVTSGSNTSSTDIVQTPEVYNPPTNTWTDLTTATKDIPYYPFMYQLPDGRVLQAGASEQGTLTQALDLSTQKWTTIDSRVLDGASITNYAPGKFLKAGTASDGGFTGTSANTAYTLDMNQPNPTWQATAPMAYARSFVDLTNLPDGTVLATGGGTDKSGQDLSKAVKPAEIWNPATGTWTTVASLTAPRLYHSVAVLLPDGRVFVSGGGGDTGVADQLSYQIYSPPYLFKGARPTITSAPSTLQYGGSAFVQTPDAASITSVSLIRTGSDTHAFDQNTRGMQLSFTQAAGGLNVQLPPNGNWAPPGYYMLMIVNGKGVPSTAAMVRFPAPYEDAVAPTAPSNPTATGAVGSITVGWTASTDNVGVTGYTVYRSTTSGFTPGPANLVKQVSGTTTTYKDAGLTPGAYYYRVEAVDAAGNMSAPSAEVTATALADTTPPSVPGNLAASAGAGGIALTWNASTDDVGVTRYNVSRNGSALTTTTGTSYTDTAVVGGTTYTYTVTAQDAAGNVSGASNSATATAVSGPRAITVDGLVTKHQGTDASTVSVGGLTTTGTNELLLAFVSSDGTSTAQIGSVTGGGLTWTLRQRSNGQPGTAEVWQAVAPTPLSNVTVTATQKSGSWQSSLTVAGFLGADTATGAVLAANGASGGPTATLTTTRAGSWVWGVATDWSTAHARTVGTGQTLVDQYLSPSGDTYWLQRTNAVTPTAGTAVTINDTAPTTDMWDLALVEVLPAP; this is translated from the coding sequence ATGTCCCTCGCGCATCGGAGCCGGCTTGTCGCCCTCGCCACCCTCACCGCCCTGATCGGGCTGTCCCTGGCGCCCCTGTCGAGCGCGACCGCGGCCTCCGCGCTCGCCACCGACGTGGTGGTCAGCGGGCACCAGACGACCTCCGGCACCACGGTGTCGTCCCCCGTGTTCAGCACGAAGCAGAGCGACGAACTCCTCCTCGCCTTCCTGACCGCCGATGGCCCGGCCACGGTGGGGAGCGAATCGTTCACCGCGGTCACCGGCGGCGGGGTCACGTGGAAGCTCCGTCAACGGGCCAACGCCCAGTACGGGACCGCCGAGATCTGGCAGGGCGTCTCGAGCGCGCCGATCACCAGCGCCGCCGTGACGGCGACGCACGCGGGGACGGGACTGGCAGCCATCACGGTGGTCAGTTTCACCGGCGCCGACACGGCTACGGCCGGCGCCGTCATCGGTGCCAGCGGGGCGACCGGCGCGCCCACCACGACGCTCACGACGACGCGGACGGGCTCCTGGGTGTGGGGAGTGGGTGACGACTGGAGCACCGCTACGACGAGAACCGTCGGGGCGGGACAGACCAAGGTCGACGAGGACCTGGCGTCGTCCGGGGACACGTTCTGGACGCAGCGCCAGACGTCGGTGACGACGGCCCCCGCACCAGCGAGCGTGACCATCAACGACACGGCACCCACCACCGACCGATGGAACCTCGCCGCCATCGAGGTGCTGCCCATCAGCGGCCTGGACACCGTGCCGCCGAGCGTGAGCATGACCGCCCCGGCCTCGGGGAGCACGGTGTCGGGCACCGTGAGCGTATCGGCGACGGCCACGGACAATGTCGGAGTCGCCTCCGTCCAGTTCCTGCTCGACGGCGCGCCACTTGCGGCCGCCGTCACCAGCGCGCCGTACACGATCTCGTGGGACACCACCTCGGTCGCCAACGGGAGCCACGCCCTGTCCGCGATCGCCAGCGACGGCTCCGGCAACCAGGCCACGGCGTCTTCCGTCGCGGTGACCGTGAGCAACTCGGCGAACGATCCCTCCGTGGTGGGTTCATGGGGACCGGTCGTCCCCTGGCCCGAGGTCTCGATCCACGCGGCTCTCACCGACACGGGCAAGATCCTCACCTGGCAGGGTGACTTCTCGCAGAACGGCCAGCAATTCCTGCTCGACCCGGTGAGCGGCACGTACATCCAGGTCCCGAACGGCGCCGTCGACCTGTTCTGCGCCGGCCAGGCCGTGCTCGCCGACGGACGCATCGCCGTGGTCGGCGGCACCGCGACCAGCGGCGGGCTGGGGATCACAGCGGTGAGCGCCTTCGACCCGAGCACGAACACGTGGAGCGCCCTCAAGCCGATGAACCACCCGCGGTGGTACCCGACCGGGACGACGCTCGGCGACGGGCGCGTCCTCGTCACCTCCGGGTCGAACACGAGCTCGACCGACATCGTCCAGACCCCGGAGGTGTACAACCCTCCCACGAACACCTGGACCGACCTCACCACGGCGACGAAGGACATCCCGTACTACCCGTTCATGTATCAGCTGCCCGACGGCCGGGTACTCCAGGCCGGCGCCTCCGAGCAGGGGACGCTGACCCAAGCACTGGACCTGTCGACACAGAAGTGGACCACCATCGACAGCCGGGTGCTCGACGGCGCATCGATCACCAACTACGCGCCGGGCAAGTTCCTCAAGGCGGGCACCGCCTCCGACGGCGGGTTCACCGGCACATCGGCCAACACCGCATACACGCTCGACATGAACCAGCCGAACCCGACCTGGCAGGCGACCGCGCCCATGGCCTACGCGCGCAGCTTCGTCGACCTCACCAACCTTCCTGACGGGACGGTGCTCGCTACAGGAGGCGGAACGGACAAGTCCGGACAGGACCTCTCCAAGGCGGTGAAGCCGGCCGAGATCTGGAACCCGGCCACCGGGACCTGGACGACCGTCGCGTCGCTGACCGCCCCGCGGCTCTACCACTCGGTCGCCGTCCTCCTGCCCGACGGCCGCGTCTTCGTCTCCGGTGGCGGCGGCGACACCGGAGTGGCCGACCAGCTCAGTTACCAGATCTACTCGCCTCCCTACCTGTTCAAGGGCGCGCGGCCGACGATCACCTCCGCACCGTCGACCCTCCAGTACGGAGGGAGCGCCTTCGTCCAGACGCCGGACGCGGCGAGCATCACGTCGGTGTCCTTGATCCGGACGGGCTCGGACACCCACGCGTTCGACCAGAACACCCGCGGGATGCAGCTGTCCTTCACTCAGGCCGCCGGCGGCCTGAACGTGCAACTTCCGCCCAACGGCAACTGGGCGCCTCCCGGCTACTACATGCTCATGATCGTGAACGGCAAGGGTGTGCCGTCGACGGCCGCCATGGTCCGGTTCCCGGCACCCTACGAGGACGCCGTCGCACCGACGGCGCCGAGCAACCCGACGGCGACCGGAGCGGTCGGAAGCATCACGGTCGGCTGGACCGCTTCCACCGACAACGTGGGCGTGACCGGCTACACCGTGTACCGCTCGACCACCTCCGGCTTCACCCCCGGCCCGGCGAACCTGGTGAAGCAGGTCAGCGGCACCACGACCACCTACAAGGATGCGGGACTCACGCCCGGTGCGTATTACTACCGCGTGGAGGCCGTCGACGCGGCCGGCAACATGAGCGCACCGTCGGCCGAGGTCACGGCAACCGCACTCGCGGACACGACGCCGCCCTCTGTGCCCGGTAATCTCGCGGCCTCGGCAGGCGCGGGCGGCATCGCCCTGACCTGGAACGCGAGCACCGATGATGTCGGCGTGACGCGGTACAACGTCAGCCGCAACGGCTCGGCGCTCACGACCACCACCGGGACGAGTTACACCGACACCGCGGTCGTGGGAGGGACCACCTACACCTACACGGTGACCGCGCAGGATGCGGCGGGGAACGTCAGCGGGGCGTCGAACAGCGCGACGGCCACGGCGGTGTCCGGTCCGCGGGCGATCACCGTCGACGGTCTCGTGACCAAGCATCAGGGCACGGATGCCTCGACAGTCTCTGTCGGGGGCCTCACGACCACGGGCACGAACGAGCTCCTCCTCGCCTTCGTAAGCTCTGACGGTACGAGCACCGCCCAGATCGGCTCGGTGACGGGAGGCGGTCTGACTTGGACCCTCCGACAACGCTCGAACGGTCAACCGGGAACCGCAGAGGTCTGGCAGGCGGTGGCACCGACGCCGCTCTCGAACGTGACCGTGACAGCCACCCAGAAGTCCGGGTCGTGGCAGTCGTCGCTCACCGTCGCGGGATTCCTCGGTGCGGACACGGCTACTGGGGCCGTTCTCGCCGCGAACGGCGCCAGCGGCGGTCCGACGGCCACGCTCACAACCACGCGTGCGGGCTCCTGGGTGTGGGGCGTCGCAACCGACTGGAGCACCGCGCACGCACGGACGGTCGGCACCGGTCAGACGTTGGTCGACCAGTACCTCTCGCCGTCGGGCGACACCTACTGGCTGCAGCGGACGAACGCAGTGACGCCCACTGCAGGTACAGCGGTGACGATCAACGACACGGCGCCCACGACCGACATGTGGGATCTGGCGCTGGTGGAGGTGCTTCCGGCGCCTTAG